From the genome of Solibacillus sp. FSL H8-0538:
CTTCAATAAAAAGTTACTTAAATGCATTTGAAGATGTTGTTTGGACAGCTACACCAGAGCGCCTACATGCATGTGTAGAAGAAATCAATCGACTTATTATCCTTGTTGGTGAACTTGATACGTTAAATGATATTAATAGCCCAACATTTAAAGTTGTAATGAAGGAACAACCGATTGCTTACTTAATCGAGCAATCCGTTATTACTTTGGCAAGCGAATTACTTGAAAAAGAATTACAGGTTGAATTGGATTTAGACAAAACTATCCATGCAAAAGTAGATGCACTTCGAATGAATCAAATTCTACACAATATTATTAAAAATGCAATGTATCATGTTCAAAAAGATGGGATCATCTCCATTAGGTTATATAAACAAAAAAAAGACTTTTTAATCATTGTGAAGGACAATGGAATTGGAATGGATGAAGAGACAAGCAAGAAAATATTTGAGAGACATTTCCGAAGTGAAAATAAATATACTGGCAACGGTCTAGGTATGACGATTACACAAAAATTAGTACAGGCGCATGGAGGAACTATTACTGTAGGTAGTGAAAAGAATGTAGGGACAACTATAACGATCACAATGCCATCTTCTACATAATTTTTACACAATTTATTTGTATGCTAATTGCGAAAGGAGTGATTAGCATATGAAAAAAATAGTATTGGTAGGTATTATGATTAGTCTAGGATTACTCGGTGCATGTAGCAAAGGGGATAATAATTCGTCTTTTAGTACTGAAATGGAAAGAATGGATCACTCTTCTATGAATATGGAAGGCTTGGATGAATCAACAATGGATATGAGCCACGAGTCTATAGCAGAGTTAAAAAGTAGTCTTGGTGAAAATGAATTAACTTTTCCAAAAGTATTAAAACCAGATCAAGAAGTTAACAATTCTATTTCATATACGATTCATGCTCAACAAGGTACGACTGAAATATTTGATGGAATTAATACTGAAACTTATGGCTATAACGGAAATTTTTTAGGACCGTTGATTCAAGTGGAAAAAGGAATGGACGTCACTATTCATTTAGTGAATGATTTAAAAGAGGATACTACTTTCCATTGGCATGGCCTTGAAGTACCTGGTAGCGTAGATGGTGGTCCACATACAGTATTGAAACCTGGCGAATCTGAAACGATTCAGTTTACTGTTAATCAAGATGCAGCTACATTATGGTTTCATCCACATCCTATGCATGAAACAGGAAAACAAGTATTCAAAGGCTTAGCAGGACTGCTCTATATTGTTGATGAGAATAGTGAGCAGTTAAATATACCAAAGACATATACAGAAGATGATTTTCCAATAATTTTACAGGATAAAACATTCTCGGTTGATAGACAAATTGATTATGACGCAGTGATGAATGCAGATGGGAC
Proteins encoded in this window:
- a CDS encoding sensor histidine kinase, which translates into the protein MKFSIKISAIIAIFSTCMLLMITAILLYKGHEHLMMLQITDSEVLIRHFDMALRETAFWSVGLLIIVIVVSSILIARVLIRPIQEMDRFALRLVRGERNLSISYKENDQLGQLGQSLIKLDETLSTYELRRKEMTQDLAHEIRNPLASIKSYLNAFEDVVWTATPERLHACVEEINRLIILVGELDTLNDINSPTFKVVMKEQPIAYLIEQSVITLASELLEKELQVELDLDKTIHAKVDALRMNQILHNIIKNAMYHVQKDGIISIRLYKQKKDFLIIVKDNGIGMDEETSKKIFERHFRSENKYTGNGLGMTITQKLVQAHGGTITVGSEKNVGTTITITMPSST